From a single Ignavibacteria bacterium genomic region:
- a CDS encoding alpha/beta hydrolase, whose translation MYRLSASGIAYTKTGNGKQTIVFIHGFIFDSSLWDRQVAEFQDDYTIVTLDLRGFGRSTDCDGMITLESYVDDILDLIKELGIKKPVLAGLSMGGYITLRAAERDPGNVAGLILFDTRATADSDEAKIKRAAGIRILKQGGIRVYATALMESIFSKSFKENEPDEYKGFIDRGAAVKPEGAIGALLAMMGRTGTTSFLESTDLPVLAVCGESDALTPPAEMEGMMKNVKNGEFHVVKNAGHGTPYENPAASNEPIRAFMKRFD comes from the coding sequence ATGTACCGGTTATCAGCTTCAGGAATCGCATATACCAAAACAGGTAACGGCAAGCAGACCATCGTTTTTATTCATGGATTCATTTTCGATTCCTCTCTTTGGGACAGGCAGGTTGCTGAGTTTCAAGATGATTACACAATCGTCACCCTAGACCTAAGGGGCTTCGGTCGTTCCACCGATTGTGACGGGATGATAACCCTCGAGAGTTATGTTGATGACATTCTCGATCTGATAAAGGAACTCGGGATTAAAAAGCCTGTGCTCGCAGGTCTCTCAATGGGCGGATACATCACTCTCAGAGCAGCGGAAAGGGACCCGGGAAATGTAGCCGGACTAATACTTTTTGACACCCGCGCCACTGCTGACAGCGATGAAGCAAAAATTAAAAGAGCTGCCGGAATCCGCATCCTTAAGCAGGGCGGAATCAGGGTCTATGCAACAGCTCTCATGGAATCAATCTTCTCGAAATCTTTCAAGGAAAATGAACCCGACGAGTACAAAGGTTTTATCGACAGGGGGGCTGCTGTAAAACCAGAGGGAGCCATTGGTGCGCTTCTTGCAATGATGGGAAGAACCGGCACAACTTCATTCCTCGAATCGACTGACCTTCCTGTTTTGGCAGTATGTGGTGAATCGGACGCACTTACACCTCCCGCAGAGATGGAAGGGATGATGAAAAATGTGAAAAACGGTGAGTTCCATGTTGTAAAAAATGCCGGACACGGTACTCCCTATGAAAATCCGGCAGCGTCAAATGAACCTATTCGGGCTTTTATGAAGAGGTTTGATTGA
- a CDS encoding YifB family Mg chelatase-like AAA ATPase, with protein sequence MEDRINFSKVLSGATFGIDAFIVEIETHLEKAMLAFTIVGLPDNAVKESRERVTAAIKNSGIKFPGKKITINMAPADIKKEGSSFDLPIGIGILAAEGLVPQQQLQNTIFLGELSLDGTLRAVKGALPLAVCARQKGITRIILPEDSAKEASIVEGVEVYGFRNFIDIFGFLNGSLSQTPVVTDTSELFGYLNKYNLDFADVKGQENVKRALEVAAAGGHNILMIGPPGSGKTMLAKRLPSILPPLSFDEALETTKIYSIAGILPKGTALITERPFRNPHHTVSDAAMVGGGTVPRPGEVSFSHFGVLFLDEFPEFRKNVIEVLRQPLEDSVVTVSRSKMTLSFPANFMLAAAMNPCPCGYYTDPSRDCHCNGNQIQKYMSKISGPLLDRIDIHIEVPAVKYKDLTSVHKGESSDAIRDRVIAARAIQQERFKDYKHIFNNADMGSREVRHFCHLDDAGAGLLKTAMTRLGLSARAYDRILKVSRTIADLEAEPHITAAHVSEAIQYRTLDRELWND encoded by the coding sequence ATGGAAGACAGGATAAATTTTTCGAAGGTTTTATCGGGCGCCACTTTTGGCATCGATGCTTTTATTGTTGAAATTGAGACCCATCTTGAAAAGGCGATGCTGGCGTTCACCATTGTTGGCTTGCCTGACAATGCCGTGAAAGAGAGCAGAGAGAGGGTAACCGCAGCGATTAAAAACAGCGGAATCAAGTTCCCGGGTAAAAAGATCACCATTAACATGGCTCCTGCCGATATCAAAAAAGAGGGGAGTTCATTCGATCTGCCCATCGGTATCGGTATTCTCGCCGCCGAAGGCCTTGTACCTCAACAACAGCTTCAAAACACCATTTTCCTCGGAGAATTATCGCTTGATGGAACCTTAAGAGCGGTGAAGGGGGCATTGCCACTCGCTGTTTGTGCCCGCCAAAAGGGGATTACTCGAATCATTCTGCCTGAAGACTCTGCAAAGGAAGCCTCAATTGTTGAGGGTGTGGAAGTTTACGGCTTCAGGAATTTTATCGATATCTTCGGGTTTCTTAACGGCTCTCTATCGCAGACACCTGTTGTAACCGACACTTCCGAACTTTTTGGATATCTGAATAAATATAATCTTGACTTTGCTGATGTCAAGGGTCAGGAAAATGTAAAAAGAGCACTCGAAGTCGCAGCCGCAGGGGGACACAATATCCTGATGATTGGACCTCCCGGAAGCGGGAAAACGATGCTTGCCAAGCGGCTCCCCTCAATTCTTCCACCTCTGTCTTTTGATGAGGCGCTGGAGACCACCAAAATTTACTCCATCGCCGGAATACTCCCCAAAGGAACGGCCCTGATCACCGAACGGCCTTTCCGTAACCCGCATCATACTGTGTCTGATGCTGCGATGGTTGGAGGCGGAACAGTGCCACGACCCGGAGAAGTATCTTTCTCCCATTTTGGCGTTCTGTTCCTCGATGAATTTCCCGAGTTTCGTAAAAATGTAATCGAAGTGTTGCGGCAACCCCTCGAGGATTCAGTCGTCACAGTCAGCAGATCAAAAATGACCCTTTCGTTTCCGGCTAACTTCATGCTTGCGGCAGCAATGAATCCGTGTCCATGCGGATATTACACCGACCCTTCCCGCGACTGCCATTGCAACGGCAACCAGATTCAAAAGTATATGAGTAAAATCTCGGGACCCCTTCTCGACAGAATTGACATCCACATCGAGGTGCCTGCCGTAAAATATAAAGACCTGACATCAGTCCACAAGGGGGAAAGTTCCGATGCCATCAGGGACAGGGTTATCGCGGCAAGAGCCATACAACAGGAGAGATTCAAGGATTACAAGCACATTTTTAACAACGCTGATATGGGAAGCAGGGAGGTACGGCATTTCTGCCATCTTGACGATGCAGGAGCAGGACTGCTGAAAACCGCAATGACCCGTCTTGGTCTCTCGGCAAGGGCATACGATCGAATCCTGAAAGTGAGTCGCACCATCGCAGACCTCGAAGCGGAACCCCACATTACGGCGGCTCATGTTTCAGAGGCTATTCAGTACCGGACTTTGGACAGGGAACTGTGGAACGATTAA